Proteins encoded in a region of the Natator depressus isolate rNatDep1 chromosome 23, rNatDep2.hap1, whole genome shotgun sequence genome:
- the TMEM238 gene encoding transmembrane protein 238, producing MASGGLGRCRLALGLALLLDGAGMGALLTGIFARLRVRGQDFGDLLIYSGAVLVFLSLLGWVLWYTGNLELAPEELGRDYAAKGGTLARLARKLSRRWSRRQPGPLALGPVRGSQGPPTRETV from the coding sequence ATGGCCTCGGGGGGGCTGGGCCGGTGCCGCCTGGCGCTGGGCCTGGCGCTGCTGCTGGACGGGGCGGGCATGGGGGCGCTGCTGACGGGCATCTTCGCCCGGCTGCGGGTGCGGGGCCAGGACTTCGGAGACCTGCTGATCTACTCGGGGGCGGTGCTGGTCttcctgagcctgctgggctgggTGCTCTGGTACACGGGCAACCTGGAGCTGGCGCCCGAGGAGCTGGGGCGTGACTACGCCGCCAAGGGGGGCACCCTGGCCCGCCTCGCCCGCAAGCTCTCCCGCCGCTGGTCCCGGCGCCAACCCGGCCCGCTGGCCCTGGGCCCCGTGCGCGGGAGCCAGGGGCCCCCGACCCGGGAGACGGTCTAG